Proteins from a genomic interval of Symmachiella macrocystis:
- a CDS encoding DUF1501 domain-containing protein has protein sequence MFDIRGCTFRNCDRVSRRDVLKVGMLAAGGLTLPDLLRRKAEATRAGKNVQQTAVIQIFCGGGPSHIDMYDMKPHAPAEIRGEFQEISTNVAGCRISDQLPLQARVMDKFAIVRSVAHSTPAHGIASQWILTGHNPGRVTNDNIFPACGSIVAKMRGANQPGLPAYMAVPRKVSFGNAAYLGAAYNPFTTEKDPVAKDFQVKNLQPVTGMTLNRLGNRRQLLAGLDTMRRDVDLHGDLQGMDAFYRDAVGMITSDKAAKAFDIHSEDPKLRAKYGHTFIGQNCLLARRLVEAGVSYVTCLSGGGWDTHANNFARLKKETLPRYDRAIAALVDDIYERGLDKQVLVMVFGEFGRTPRVNKDAGRDHWPGAMSMLLSGGGLKVGQMIGKTDSNAAYPISKPYTPGNLLSTMYRVMGIDDEHHFYDASNRPIPILGDGGPIPELL, from the coding sequence ATGTTCGATATTCGGGGATGTACGTTTCGCAACTGCGACCGGGTCTCTCGCCGTGATGTGCTGAAAGTGGGCATGTTGGCGGCGGGTGGATTGACCCTGCCGGACCTGTTGCGCCGCAAAGCCGAGGCGACCCGCGCCGGAAAAAACGTGCAGCAGACTGCCGTGATCCAAATCTTCTGCGGCGGCGGCCCCAGTCATATCGACATGTACGACATGAAGCCGCACGCGCCGGCCGAGATTCGGGGTGAATTTCAAGAGATCTCCACGAACGTCGCCGGTTGTCGCATCAGCGATCAACTGCCGCTCCAAGCCCGCGTGATGGACAAATTCGCCATCGTGCGTTCGGTCGCTCATTCGACTCCGGCGCATGGAATCGCCTCGCAATGGATCCTAACCGGCCACAATCCCGGCCGTGTTACGAACGATAATATCTTCCCAGCCTGTGGATCGATCGTTGCCAAAATGCGCGGCGCCAATCAGCCAGGCCTGCCCGCCTATATGGCGGTACCGCGGAAGGTTTCGTTCGGCAATGCGGCGTATTTGGGCGCCGCCTACAATCCATTCACAACTGAAAAAGATCCCGTGGCTAAGGATTTCCAAGTCAAGAATCTCCAACCCGTGACGGGCATGACGCTCAATCGACTGGGGAATCGTCGACAACTACTCGCGGGCCTCGATACGATGCGGCGCGACGTCGATCTGCATGGCGACTTGCAGGGGATGGATGCGTTTTATCGTGATGCCGTTGGTATGATCACTAGTGACAAAGCCGCCAAGGCGTTTGATATTCATAGCGAAGATCCCAAGCTGCGCGCCAAATACGGGCACACGTTCATCGGGCAGAATTGCCTACTAGCGCGGCGGTTGGTGGAAGCAGGCGTGTCATATGTGACCTGCCTGTCCGGCGGTGGTTGGGATACGCACGCAAACAACTTCGCAAGGCTGAAAAAAGAGACGCTTCCGCGCTACGACCGGGCGATTGCCGCACTGGTCGACGACATCTATGAGCGGGGGTTGGACAAGCAAGTGTTGGTGATGGTCTTCGGCGAGTTCGGCCGCACACCGCGGGTGAACAAAGATGCTGGCCGCGATCACTGGCCGGGGGCGATGTCGATGTTGCTATCCGGTGGCGGTTTAAAAGTTGGACAGATGATTGGCAAGACCGACTCAAACGCTGCCTATCCGATCAGCAAGCCGTACACCCCTGGCAACCTGCTCTCAACGATGTATAGAGTGATGGGTATCGACGACGAACATCATTTCTACGATGCCAGTAATCGCCCCATTCCTATTTTGGGAGACGGCGGGCCGATTCCTGAATTATTGTAG
- a CDS encoding phosphatidylinositol-specific phospholipase C/glycerophosphodiester phosphodiesterase family protein, with translation MFRIAFFSCLLLLGADCAAAADQVTPLPQAHAHNDYHHDVPLGDALKHGFCSVEADVFLVDGELLVGHSRDELKAERTLEKLYLTPLKERIKNNGGRVYRDGPEFTLLIDFKNDGKRTYAALRNLLKKYAPMLTSITDDQIQRGAVTIVISGDRPQKVIAADKMRHAGIDGRLSDLDSKAPAHLMPMISDRWGAHFRWQGKGDIPAAEKQKFDTIVKKAHTAGRTVRFWATPENPQVWQLLFDAGVDHINTDDLAGLQTFLLKQPEQK, from the coding sequence ATGTTTCGCATCGCATTTTTTTCCTGCCTGTTGCTGCTTGGGGCCGATTGTGCTGCGGCGGCGGACCAGGTCACGCCGCTCCCCCAAGCGCATGCCCACAACGATTATCATCACGACGTCCCGTTGGGGGATGCACTCAAGCATGGATTTTGCAGCGTCGAGGCAGATGTGTTTCTCGTGGACGGCGAGTTGCTTGTCGGGCATTCCCGCGATGAACTCAAAGCGGAGCGGACGTTGGAAAAGTTGTATCTTACACCGCTCAAAGAACGCATCAAAAACAACGGCGGCCGGGTTTATCGCGACGGGCCGGAATTCACATTGCTGATCGACTTCAAAAACGACGGCAAACGCACCTACGCCGCTTTGCGGAACCTGCTCAAGAAATACGCGCCGATGTTAACGTCCATCACCGACGATCAGATTCAGCGTGGAGCGGTGACGATTGTGATCAGCGGCGATCGCCCACAGAAAGTGATCGCCGCCGACAAGATGCGACACGCGGGAATCGACGGACGGTTATCCGATTTGGATTCCAAAGCACCGGCACATTTGATGCCGATGATCAGCGACCGCTGGGGCGCGCACTTTCGTTGGCAAGGTAAAGGGGACATCCCCGCAGCGGAGAAACAAAAGTTCGACACGATCGTAAAAAAAGCGCACACCGCCGGTCGAACGGTCCGGTTTTGGGCGACCCCCGAAAACCCGCAAGTCTGGCAACTGCTATTCGACGCCGGCGTCGATCACATCAACACCGACGATCTCGCCGGCCTACAAACCTTCTTGCTCAAACAACCTGAACAAAAATAG
- a CDS encoding PIG-L deacetylase family protein, translating to MRQSSAMTFVLTIFFLGLLCGRVWNDAPKAFAENAAAAKETQKSVKDNVKQNAKPVPAEDGKLRIICFGAHPDDCEIKAGGVAALWSQQGHHVKFVALTNGDIGHWKMAGGPLAQRRNAEVQHAADLLGITTEVLDIHDGELMPTLENRRKVTRLIRDWKADIVMGPRTNDYHPDHRYTGVLVQDAAYMVAVPFFCPDAEPLAKNPVFLYYPDRFKKPYPFQADIAVGIDSVMNRKVQALVDMESQFVEGGALGSADLIAGGEEQRQKRRRKVQDAFEARDRKTAKAYTAELDKWYGQRATPLEYAEAFEICEYGHQPTPEELRKLFPFFPEAKAP from the coding sequence ATGCGGCAATCTTCCGCGATGACATTTGTCTTGACCATTTTTTTCCTGGGGCTGCTCTGTGGTCGTGTCTGGAACGATGCACCGAAGGCATTTGCTGAAAATGCAGCAGCGGCAAAGGAGACGCAAAAATCTGTAAAGGACAACGTCAAACAGAATGCAAAGCCTGTACCCGCAGAGGATGGCAAGTTGCGGATCATCTGCTTTGGCGCGCATCCCGATGATTGTGAAATCAAAGCGGGCGGCGTCGCGGCGCTTTGGTCGCAACAGGGGCATCATGTCAAATTCGTCGCGCTGACCAACGGCGACATTGGCCACTGGAAAATGGCAGGAGGCCCCTTAGCACAGCGACGCAATGCCGAAGTGCAACACGCGGCCGATCTGTTGGGGATCACGACCGAAGTGCTCGATATTCACGACGGCGAACTGATGCCCACCTTGGAAAATCGCCGCAAGGTGACGCGGCTGATTCGCGATTGGAAAGCGGACATCGTGATGGGCCCGCGGACGAACGACTATCACCCGGACCATCGCTACACCGGGGTGCTCGTCCAAGACGCGGCCTATATGGTGGCGGTCCCGTTTTTCTGTCCCGATGCGGAACCATTGGCAAAGAACCCGGTGTTTTTATACTACCCAGATCGTTTCAAAAAACCGTATCCGTTTCAGGCGGACATAGCGGTCGGCATCGATTCGGTCATGAACCGCAAGGTGCAAGCATTGGTCGACATGGAGTCGCAATTCGTCGAAGGGGGCGCACTCGGATCGGCCGATTTGATCGCTGGCGGAGAGGAGCAACGCCAAAAACGTCGCCGCAAAGTCCAGGACGCTTTCGAAGCCCGCGACCGAAAAACAGCCAAGGCTTATACAGCTGAATTAGACAAATGGTACGGGCAGCGTGCGACACCTTTGGAATATGCCGAAGCCTTCGAAATCTGCGAATACGGCCATCAACCGACACCGGAGGAATTACGCAAGCTGTTTCCGTTTTTCCCGGAAGCGAAAGCACCGTGA
- a CDS encoding Fur family transcriptional regulator translates to MTAEKKRISVEDASDLLKRVGLRKTFTRINVLQCLALQTIPITHAKVTEQLSPLGFDASTVFRGLSDLVDAAIVARLDVGDRIWRFELRDEIPSSNTLQRFHPHILCRICERIECLDMQHHCAEENPLTDWHIEEVFFRGICADCLSIELGHPTRKQ, encoded by the coding sequence ATGACGGCTGAAAAAAAACGTATCAGTGTTGAAGACGCAAGCGATCTGCTGAAGAGAGTCGGTTTACGCAAGACCTTTACACGAATCAACGTCCTGCAATGCCTCGCGCTACAGACCATACCCATCACTCACGCAAAGGTGACCGAACAATTGTCACCATTGGGGTTTGACGCATCGACGGTGTTTCGTGGGCTGTCCGATCTCGTCGATGCAGCGATCGTAGCTCGCCTTGATGTCGGGGATCGGATCTGGCGATTTGAGCTACGCGATGAAATTCCTTCATCAAACACACTGCAACGGTTTCACCCCCACATATTATGCCGGATTTGCGAGCGTATCGAATGCCTGGATATGCAACATCATTGTGCGGAAGAAAATCCGTTGACAGATTGGCATATTGAAGAAGTCTTCTTTCGAGGTATTTGTGCCGATTGCTTGTCAATCGAGCTTGGTCATCCGACAAGGAAACAATGA
- a CDS encoding ArsR/SmtB family transcription factor: MSVQLALDEAVCARAAGIFRALGDPGRLKVLTMLSKQEMCVTEIAISLDEQMTTISQRLKLLKSERLVRSRRDGKHLFYSLTDNHVLRLVSNAIDHAQEPDD, translated from the coding sequence GTGAGTGTTCAACTTGCACTCGATGAAGCTGTGTGCGCTCGTGCGGCGGGGATATTTCGCGCACTGGGCGATCCTGGACGGCTGAAAGTGCTCACGATGTTGTCGAAGCAGGAAATGTGCGTCACGGAAATTGCGATCTCGTTGGACGAGCAAATGACCACCATTTCTCAACGACTCAAACTCCTCAAAAGCGAACGGTTGGTGAGGAGTCGCCGTGACGGCAAACACCTGTTTTATTCCTTAACAGACAACCACGTATTACGCTTGGTTTCCAATGCAATTGACCATGCACAGGAACCGGACGATTAA
- a CDS encoding HoxN/HupN/NixA family nickel/cobalt transporter, which produces MHNHAHDVTLGLAFLLGAFHALEPGHGKTAMFVYLLGGRRSPWHPFVMGISTAFSHSMSLFAIAFAVHLAHHVVTGDHHHEDQISAILPWISAILVVAVGCYLVWQAYRGKQVRCCGHHHHSDDHQHDCTSESSLVQLGSESPKALKQEQSAPRTSYKTTALLGMAVGLLPCPSALAAYFTGLSTGSPVAAYMIIALFAAGIASSLTLVGLLLQLFGDRLGNRVSAASRIPWAHVRAFLILGMGAFYTVRLVVSST; this is translated from the coding sequence ATGCACAATCATGCGCATGACGTGACTCTTGGGCTGGCCTTCCTGTTGGGGGCGTTTCACGCACTGGAACCGGGCCACGGAAAAACCGCGATGTTTGTGTACTTGCTGGGGGGGCGGCGCAGTCCCTGGCATCCATTTGTCATGGGGATTTCCACAGCGTTTTCGCATTCCATGTCACTGTTTGCCATCGCATTTGCCGTGCATCTTGCTCATCATGTGGTGACTGGGGACCATCATCACGAGGATCAGATTTCAGCAATTCTGCCGTGGATCAGCGCGATTCTGGTCGTCGCTGTCGGTTGTTATCTCGTCTGGCAAGCGTATCGCGGTAAACAGGTTCGATGCTGTGGGCATCACCATCATTCCGATGACCATCAACATGACTGTACGTCCGAATCGAGTCTGGTCCAGTTGGGATCGGAATCCCCTAAAGCATTGAAACAGGAGCAGTCGGCACCGCGAACGAGCTACAAGACAACCGCTCTGCTGGGAATGGCCGTTGGTTTACTTCCCTGTCCCTCGGCACTTGCGGCCTATTTTACCGGCTTATCTACAGGCTCGCCGGTGGCTGCCTACATGATCATTGCGTTGTTCGCCGCTGGTATCGCATCTTCTCTGACGCTCGTGGGGCTGTTGCTGCAACTATTCGGTGACCGCCTTGGAAACCGCGTCTCGGCAGCTTCTCGGATTCCATGGGCACACGTGCGGGCGTTTTTAATCCTCGGGATGGGGGCCTTTTATACGGTCCGCCTCGTGGTTTCCAGCACGTAA